One window from the genome of Schistocerca piceifrons isolate TAMUIC-IGC-003096 chromosome 1, iqSchPice1.1, whole genome shotgun sequence encodes:
- the LOC124794761 gene encoding cuticle protein 21-like isoform X2, translating to MALQVLLCACALLGAASAGYLGAPAVSYSAAPALRGSALGLGLAGSPLGAGAGTAAAAAAAAAAARLAAARLPAAGLPAYAGVAPGYAGVAPGYAGAAPGYAGLAAARYAGLGRLAGGLPAELADPYYDPNPQYSFSYSVSDTLTGDAKQQQESRSGDVVEGSYSLVEPDGSVRTVDYTAAPGVGFNAVVSKSAAPPGSAAAAAAATAAAAAAASARAALAGAVPGVAGYPLSPAAAAGVYGAPLKTAHAALSTPHAKAHY from the exons ATGGCTCTTCAG GTGCTGCTGTGCGCATGCGCGCTGCTGGGCGCAGCCAGCGCTGGCTACCTGGGCGCGCCCGCCGTCTCCTACTCTGCGGCTCCTGCGCTGCGGGGATCGGCTCTGGGTCTGGGACTCGCAG GTTCTCCACTTGGAGCAGGTGCTGGCACTGCTGCAGCTGcggcagctgcagctgctgctgcgaGACTGGCTGCCGCCAGGCTTCCAGCTGCTGGTCTGCCGGCCTATGCTGGAGTCGCCCCTGGCTATGCTGGTGTAGCTCCAGGCTACGCTGGAGCCGCCCCTGGCTATGCTGGTCTGGCCGCTGCACGCTACGCTGGTCTGGGCCGCCTGGCCGGTGGGCTGCCCGCCGAACTGGCTGACCCGTACTACGACCCCAACCCGCAGTACAGCTTCAGCTACAGCGTCAGCGACACCCTGACCGGCGacgccaagcagcagcaggagagtcGCAGTGGCGACGTGGTGGAGGGCAGCTACAGCCTGGTCGAGCCCGACGGCAGCGTCCGCACTGTGGACTACACGGCAGCACCCGGTGTCGGGTTCAACGCCGTGGTCTCCAAGAGTGCCGCTCCTCCTGGGtcggctgccgctgccgctgcagcCACtgcggccgccgctgccgccgcctctgCTCGGGCTGCTCTTGCTG GTGCAGTACCAGGTGTGGCGGGCTACCCACTGTCCCCAGCAGCTGCTGCTGGAGTGTATGGTGCACCCCTCAAGACTGCTCATGCTGCTCTTTCCACACCACACGCCAAGGCCCACTACTGA
- the LOC124794761 gene encoding cuticle protein 21-like isoform X1: MALQVLLCACALLGAASAGYLGAPAVSYSAAPALRGSALGLGLAGSPLGAGAGTAAAAAAAAAAARLAAARLPAAGLPAYAGVAPGYAGVAPGYAGAAPGYAGLAAARYAGLGRLAGGLPAELADPYYDPNPQYSFSYSVSDTLTGDAKQQQESRSGDVVEGSYSLVEPDGSVRTVDYTAAPGVGFNAVVSKSAAPPGSAAAAAAATAAAAAAASARAALAAGAVPGVAGYPLSPAAAAGVYGAPLKTAHAALSTPHAKAHY, from the exons ATGGCTCTTCAG GTGCTGCTGTGCGCATGCGCGCTGCTGGGCGCAGCCAGCGCTGGCTACCTGGGCGCGCCCGCCGTCTCCTACTCTGCGGCTCCTGCGCTGCGGGGATCGGCTCTGGGTCTGGGACTCGCAG GTTCTCCACTTGGAGCAGGTGCTGGCACTGCTGCAGCTGcggcagctgcagctgctgctgcgaGACTGGCTGCCGCCAGGCTTCCAGCTGCTGGTCTGCCGGCCTATGCTGGAGTCGCCCCTGGCTATGCTGGTGTAGCTCCAGGCTACGCTGGAGCCGCCCCTGGCTATGCTGGTCTGGCCGCTGCACGCTACGCTGGTCTGGGCCGCCTGGCCGGTGGGCTGCCCGCCGAACTGGCTGACCCGTACTACGACCCCAACCCGCAGTACAGCTTCAGCTACAGCGTCAGCGACACCCTGACCGGCGacgccaagcagcagcaggagagtcGCAGTGGCGACGTGGTGGAGGGCAGCTACAGCCTGGTCGAGCCCGACGGCAGCGTCCGCACTGTGGACTACACGGCAGCACCCGGTGTCGGGTTCAACGCCGTGGTCTCCAAGAGTGCCGCTCCTCCTGGGtcggctgccgctgccgctgcagcCACtgcggccgccgctgccgccgcctctgCTCGGGCTGCTCTTGCTG CAGGTGCAGTACCAGGTGTGGCGGGCTACCCACTGTCCCCAGCAGCTGCTGCTGGAGTGTATGGTGCACCCCTCAAGACTGCTCATGCTGCTCTTTCCACACCACACGCCAAGGCCCACTACTGA